From Varibaculum massiliense, a single genomic window includes:
- a CDS encoding NADPH-dependent oxidoreductase has protein sequence MSETIENQLAHRSVRRFDTRPISPEILAQLKEATRRTATSCGVQMASIIQVGDPEKKREISQLCQQDYIADAPQLWIFLTDLYRSYRIVEEKGEQTANVRGMDGFFQGFTDAVLMAQNLVNAAESLGLGTCFLGSILNDPARMIEILQLPKLTFPALGVMFGYPGQQPQLKPRMPMELRMFEDSYNCFEGSYLEAFADYDQEMTTYYDTRAHGQRSDTFTDSLTRIMLRDAPLRRGMLNTVRAQGFDLALQPR, from the coding sequence ATGTCTGAAACTATTGAGAACCAGTTGGCACACCGCTCGGTGCGTCGTTTTGATACTCGCCCAATCTCGCCAGAGATATTAGCGCAGCTCAAAGAGGCTACCCGGCGCACCGCTACCTCCTGCGGGGTGCAAATGGCTTCGATTATTCAGGTGGGTGATCCCGAAAAGAAGCGGGAAATCTCCCAGCTTTGCCAGCAGGACTATATTGCCGATGCTCCCCAGCTGTGGATTTTCCTTACTGACCTGTACCGTTCCTATCGAATCGTGGAGGAAAAAGGCGAGCAGACCGCCAACGTGCGCGGCATGGACGGCTTTTTCCAAGGCTTTACCGATGCGGTACTGATGGCGCAAAACTTGGTGAATGCCGCCGAATCTCTGGGGTTAGGTACCTGTTTCTTAGGGTCGATCTTGAATGACCCGGCGCGGATGATTGAGATTTTGCAACTACCGAAACTGACTTTTCCCGCCCTGGGGGTAATGTTTGGTTACCCGGGGCAGCAGCCGCAGTTAAAGCCGCGGATGCCGATGGAGCTGCGTATGTTTGAGGACTCCTATAACTGCTTTGAAGGCTCCTATCTGGAAGCGTTCGCGGATTATGACCAGGAAATGACTACCTACTATGACACTCGGGCACACGGCCAGCGCTCGGATACCTTCACCGACAGCCTCACTCGGATTATGCTCCGAGATGCGCCCCTGCGGCGCGGAATGTTGAACACGGTGCGCGCCCAAGGTTTCGACCTCGCCCTCCAGCCCCGCTAA